The following are from one region of the Lepeophtheirus salmonis chromosome 8, UVic_Lsal_1.4, whole genome shotgun sequence genome:
- the LOC121122846 gene encoding uncharacterized protein: protein MSVVDSMNELFSLLAKKYANRDHSKISKQMYLLWSRRSKSINKNDLKYLLKVLINEYLACHGYVSPKLAIMHQESSEVIELTINDRLLKGSDSNVESSSPIPLVNEEPPSTGQTDDDQPYIIEEKEGRTVYKCIYCNDTSYRKLMSLTRHYSNCHSAGSSVFSCDICSKVFSKQRNLNNHVSRCHDKSKEFKCTKCPFVFHNKSYLKKHISIHEDPSIICSVCGRCFKTQSQYNSHVRYAHDSNKNFVCEICGKGFNHKTKLNLHVKNNHVHSDINCEICGKRIPKKYRIKHLRVVHPGVKPEVHFDCAVCNKWFPTQFALNEHELSHLKTKDTQCHICLQYFTRLCIKSHIKKVHERSKPKVRSEPEKKFECDLCHKFFVRKCVMERHKLFVHEQRRDFKCTQCGKAYQQQHDLTNHYKSHERDIQMMELDLI, encoded by the coding sequence atgtctGTGGTGGATTCTATGAATGAGTTGTTTTCTCTCTTGGCAAAAAAATATGCCAACCGAGATCATTCAAAAATCTCGAAACAAATGTACTTACTCTGGTCACGTCGTTCTAAGAGTATTAATAAGAATGACTTGAAGTACTTGTTGAAAGTCCTTATCAATGAATATTTGGCATGCCATGGCTATGTGTCTCCTAAGCTTGCCATAATGCATCAAGAATCTAGTGAAGTGATTGAATTGACTATCAATGACCGATTGCTTAAGGGATCCGATTCAAATGTGGAGAGTAGCAGTCCCATTCCTTTAGTAAATGAGGAGCCTCCCTCAACGGGACAGACTGATGATGATCAACCATATatcattgaagaaaaagaagggCGAACCgtttacaaatgtatttattgtaatGATACGTCATATCGAAAGTTAATGAGCCTTACTCGTCACTACTCCAACTGCCACTCAGCAGGAAGCTCTGTCTTTTCTTGTGATATTTGTTCCAAAGTATTTTCGAAGCAAAGAAATTTAAACAATCATGTGAGTCGTTGTCACGATAAGAGCAAGGAATTTAAATGTACTAAATGTCCTTTTGTTTTTCACAACAAGTCCTACCTCAAGAAACATATTTCCATCCATGAAGACCCCTCAATCATATGTAGTGTTTGTGGACGCTGCTTCAAGACTCAAAGTCAGTACAACTCTCACGTCCGCTATGCTCATGACTccaacaaaaattttgtttgtgaGATTTGTGGTAAGGgatttaatcataaaacaaaGTTAAATCTTCACGTGAAAAATAATCATGTCCACTCGGATATCAATTGTGAAATATGTGGAAAGAGGAtccctaaaaaatatagaatcaaaCATCTTCGAGTTGTACATCCGGGTGTTAAACCTGAGGTTCATTTTGACTGTGCCGTATGTAACAAATGGTTTCCTACTCAATTCGCTTTAAATGAACACGAACTCTCACATCTTAAAACCAAGGATACTCAGTGCCATATTTGTCTTCAGTACTTCACAAGACTATGTATCAAGTCTCATATAAAGAAAGTGCATGAGAGAAGCAAGCCCAAAGTACGATCTGAGCCTGAAAAGAAATTTGAATGTGATTTGTGCCACAAATTTTTTGTTCGAAAATGTGTCATGGAGAGACATAAACTCTTTGTACACGAACAGAGAAGGGATTTTAAATGTACACAGTGTGGTAAAGCTTATCAACAGCAACATGACTTGACTAATCATTACAAGAGTCATGAAAGAGATATCCAAATGATGGAACTTGATCTCATATAG